A genomic segment from Haladaptatus sp. R4 encodes:
- a CDS encoding aspartate aminotransferase family protein, translating into MTSSPPIDDLHFSEAPDVDHVPGPRSQELLDKQRQIDSAAVAYPKSVPIAIDSAKGATIRDVDGNTFLDFFAGIGVLNVGHSNPYVLEAVQEQTEKLVHSIDFPTEARLELIDKLNEIAPGTLSDENRVVFGGPTGSDAIEATLKLAKYNTGNTGLIAFRGAYHGATSGALSLGGGRKYKQAYEPLLPDVYHVPYPYPFRQGISEDDACERALSDVRELVEDPYSGIANPAGIWVEPIQGEGGIVTPPKGFLRGLKQITSDNDIPLIVDEIQTGFGRTRQWFATEWEDVTPDIMPMAKAIGGIGLPLSATMYHENLDTWDAGGHVGTYRGNVPAMRAGVRAIEYIQDHDLLAHAREMGANILDRFREIEDNTPEIGEIRGEGLFIGVEFVDGDGEPNKPLIKAIQQYCYEHGVLVWTAGRNGNVLRIIPPLVITDKQVEVGMDIVMDGVETHT; encoded by the coding sequence ATGACTAGCAGCCCACCAATCGACGATCTTCATTTTAGCGAGGCACCTGACGTCGATCACGTTCCAGGACCGCGATCTCAAGAACTCCTCGACAAACAGCGGCAGATCGACAGCGCTGCCGTCGCGTACCCAAAGAGCGTCCCGATAGCCATCGACTCGGCCAAGGGGGCAACGATTCGTGACGTAGACGGAAACACGTTTCTCGATTTTTTCGCTGGTATCGGTGTACTCAACGTCGGTCACTCGAATCCATATGTGCTTGAGGCAGTCCAAGAGCAGACGGAGAAACTCGTTCACTCGATCGATTTTCCGACCGAAGCGCGACTCGAACTCATCGATAAGTTGAACGAGATTGCACCTGGCACGCTCTCTGACGAGAATCGAGTGGTCTTTGGAGGACCGACCGGGAGCGACGCCATCGAAGCTACGCTCAAACTAGCGAAATACAACACCGGAAATACGGGACTCATAGCCTTCCGTGGGGCTTATCATGGAGCGACGTCCGGCGCACTCAGTCTCGGTGGGGGACGAAAGTACAAGCAGGCATATGAGCCGCTTCTTCCTGACGTCTACCACGTTCCGTATCCATATCCCTTCAGACAGGGCATTTCAGAAGATGATGCTTGCGAGCGGGCTTTGTCTGACGTCCGTGAACTCGTCGAAGACCCCTACAGCGGTATCGCGAATCCTGCTGGCATTTGGGTCGAGCCAATTCAAGGAGAGGGTGGTATTGTAACGCCTCCAAAGGGATTCCTCCGCGGATTAAAGCAGATAACCTCGGATAACGACATCCCGCTCATCGTCGACGAAATCCAGACCGGTTTCGGGCGAACTAGGCAGTGGTTTGCGACTGAATGGGAAGACGTGACGCCCGACATAATGCCGATGGCAAAAGCCATCGGTGGCATCGGTCTTCCGCTTTCAGCGACGATGTACCACGAAAATCTCGATACATGGGACGCGGGAGGACATGTCGGAACCTATCGTGGTAACGTCCCAGCAATGCGCGCAGGAGTTCGTGCAATCGAGTATATCCAAGACCACGATCTGCTTGCTCACGCACGTGAGATGGGAGCGAATATTCTGGATCGTTTCCGAGAGATTGAGGATAATACGCCAGAGATCGGGGAAATTCGAGGCGAAGGTCTTTTCATCGGCGTCGAGTTCGTCGATGGGGATGGAGAACCAAACAAGCCACTCATAAAAGCGATTCAACAATATTGCTACGAGCATGGTGTCTTGGTGTGGACCGCTGGGCGGAATGGAAACGTTCTTCGAATCATTCCACCACTCGTTATCACTGACAAACAGGTTGAAGTTGGAATGGATATCGTCATGGACGGGGTCGAAACTCACACCTGA
- a CDS encoding LamB/YcsF family protein, with product MVTIDINCDMGESFGNWSMGRDEEVMPYITSANIAGGYHAGDPHVMDDTVALAAEHGVGIGVHPGLPDKMGFGRRTMAASPEEVRDYVTYQLGALQAFAEQHGTTVQHVKPHGAMYSMLSESDEHARAVMDGILDVNEDLIYLATDMNIYEVAQEYDELRSVFEGYVDLTYRPDRSLIVEQHMEPKDPNLVTERFLDIALDGKVTAEDGTEIDVPAKSICIHGDGPNAVELLETIHQQVDEHDIQLASLDEIA from the coding sequence ATGGTAACGATCGACATAAACTGCGACATGGGAGAGAGCTTCGGCAACTGGTCGATGGGTCGAGACGAGGAAGTGATGCCGTACATCACCTCCGCCAACATTGCAGGGGGATATCATGCAGGGGACCCACACGTGATGGACGACACTGTTGCTCTCGCTGCTGAACACGGCGTTGGAATCGGAGTCCATCCCGGCCTCCCCGACAAGATGGGGTTCGGGCGTCGAACGATGGCCGCGAGTCCCGAGGAAGTCCGTGACTATGTCACCTATCAGTTGGGCGCGTTGCAAGCGTTTGCCGAGCAGCACGGAACGACCGTCCAACACGTCAAACCCCATGGTGCAATGTATTCGATGCTTTCGGAGAGTGATGAGCACGCCCGGGCGGTAATGGACGGAATTCTCGACGTGAACGAGGACCTCATTTACCTCGCAACAGACATGAACATCTACGAGGTCGCACAGGAGTACGACGAACTTCGCTCCGTGTTTGAAGGGTACGTCGATCTCACATACCGTCCGGACCGAAGTCTCATCGTCGAACAACATATGGAGCCAAAAGATCCGAATCTGGTTACAGAACGGTTTCTTGATATCGCACTCGATGGGAAAGTGACCGCCGAAGATGGGACGGAAATCGACGTTCCTGCAAAGAGTATCTGTATCCACGGCGATGGACCGAACGCTGTTGAACTCCTCGAAACCATTCACCAGCAAGTGGACGAACACGATATCCAACTCGCATCACTTGACGAAATCGCATGA
- a CDS encoding allophanate hydrolase subunit 1, producing the protein MAGSQIQRTELPSPRYEYGGDDHIFVELDQEMSFDANFKAMAITQQIREMDLDGLIEVCPANASYLLHFDPDLIEPDTLIAKLKDLDREIHLSEYEWETRIIDFPILYDDPWTHETLMRFRDNHQDPDATDLEYSARINGFDTPEAFIDAHAGAPHMVTMIGFVPGLPWTFQMVPRDEQIEVPKYVQPRTDTPSRAIGYGGAFTAIYPVQGAGGYQLFGRTPVEVLDVEQELPDFTESMVFPQPGDIMKFREIDRGEYDRIRTKIDNGTFEYQYEPVRFSPEEFFEDPESYNEELVEVLYE; encoded by the coding sequence ATGGCTGGATCGCAAATCCAACGAACGGAGTTACCGTCACCACGGTACGAATACGGCGGTGACGACCACATCTTCGTCGAGTTAGACCAGGAGATGAGTTTCGACGCCAACTTCAAGGCGATGGCGATTACCCAACAGATTCGAGAGATGGATCTGGACGGACTTATCGAAGTGTGTCCTGCGAACGCATCCTACCTGCTTCACTTCGATCCAGATCTGATCGAGCCGGACACACTCATTGCGAAGCTGAAAGACCTCGACCGGGAGATACACCTTTCGGAATACGAGTGGGAGACTCGCATCATTGACTTTCCCATACTCTATGACGACCCATGGACACATGAAACGCTGATGCGTTTCCGTGACAACCATCAAGACCCGGACGCGACCGACTTGGAGTATTCGGCACGTATCAACGGGTTCGACACACCAGAGGCGTTCATCGATGCGCACGCTGGGGCGCCGCATATGGTGACGATGATCGGGTTCGTACCGGGTCTCCCGTGGACATTCCAAATGGTCCCCCGCGATGAGCAGATCGAAGTTCCGAAATACGTTCAACCGAGAACCGACACCCCAAGCCGAGCGATCGGCTATGGAGGGGCGTTCACGGCAATTTATCCGGTCCAGGGTGCTGGCGGCTATCAGCTATTTGGTCGAACCCCTGTCGAAGTATTGGATGTCGAGCAGGAGCTACCCGACTTCACGGAGTCGATGGTATTCCCACAGCCCGGAGACATCATGAAATTCAGAGAGATAGACCGTGGTGAGTACGATCGCATTCGGACGAAGATCGACAATGGGACGTTCGAATATCAGTATGAACCGGTCAGGTTTTCACCCGAGGAATTTTTCGAGGATCCGGAATCGTACAACGAGGAACTTGTGGAGGTGCTGTACGAATGA
- a CDS encoding biotin-dependent carboxyltransferase family protein codes for MIEVLEPGISTTVQDLGRFGHYHIGMPPSGAMDLFSHKVANYLVGNGENEATLEITYQGPDLKFEEDTVVAIAGADMDATVNDEPVDNWESHQISAGDVLSFNFSTEGARSYLAVAGGIDVPLMMESRSTYTLIGIGGHEGRSLESGDTLPIGNVGDDSAQDKRRVPEELRPVYSDMDPIRVVMGLCDYRLTDESKAEFLEAEWTVTPEADRVGYRVEGIDLEFIEREQPFGAGTDPSNVVDLGYPVGSIQVPEQPIVLMRDAVTGGGYATIGTVISPDRNRLAQHRTHQSFSFEAVTIDEALAARTEHTERLDAIQSTLIK; via the coding sequence ATGATCGAAGTGTTAGAACCTGGGATCTCGACTACAGTCCAAGATCTCGGCCGATTCGGACACTATCACATCGGGATGCCCCCCTCCGGGGCGATGGACTTGTTCTCCCACAAGGTTGCAAATTACCTCGTCGGTAACGGTGAAAACGAAGCAACGCTGGAAATCACGTATCAAGGACCAGATCTCAAATTCGAAGAGGACACCGTCGTCGCGATAGCCGGTGCCGATATGGATGCGACGGTAAACGACGAACCGGTCGACAACTGGGAATCACATCAAATCAGTGCTGGTGATGTTCTCTCGTTCAACTTTTCCACTGAGGGTGCACGGAGTTATCTCGCCGTCGCCGGTGGAATCGATGTGCCACTTATGATGGAGAGTCGGTCGACCTACACGCTTATCGGAATTGGTGGCCACGAGGGAAGATCACTCGAAAGCGGTGATACACTCCCAATCGGGAACGTGGGTGACGATTCGGCACAGGACAAGAGACGGGTGCCCGAGGAACTCCGGCCGGTATACAGTGATATGGACCCAATCCGGGTCGTAATGGGGCTGTGTGACTATCGCCTCACCGACGAAAGCAAAGCAGAGTTCTTGGAGGCCGAGTGGACTGTGACCCCGGAGGCAGATCGTGTCGGGTATCGTGTGGAGGGAATCGACCTCGAATTTATCGAGCGGGAACAGCCGTTCGGCGCGGGGACTGACCCTTCAAACGTCGTCGATCTGGGCTATCCAGTCGGGTCTATTCAAGTCCCAGAACAGCCAATCGTTCTGATGCGAGATGCTGTGACCGGTGGTGGCTATGCGACGATTGGGACCGTGATCAGCCCCGACCGAAACCGTCTCGCACAGCATCGTACCCATCAGTCGTTTTCCTTCGAAGCTGTGACCATCGACGAGGCGCTTGCTGCACGAACCGAACACACCGAACGACTCGACGCGATACAATCCACACTAATCAAATGA
- a CDS encoding acetyl-CoA carboxylase: MSERITIQSPMPGVFYRRPDPDEDLFATEGDSVEAGDVIGLVGVMKNFHDITAEQSGTITQIFVENEAEVDAGENLAEIEISE, translated from the coding sequence ATGTCTGAAAGAATCACAATCCAATCCCCCATGCCCGGCGTGTTTTATCGTCGTCCGGACCCGGACGAAGATCTCTTCGCCACAGAAGGGGATTCTGTCGAAGCAGGAGACGTTATCGGTCTCGTCGGAGTGATGAAGAACTTCCACGACATCACGGCTGAACAATCGGGGACTATCACCCAAATTTTCGTGGAGAACGAAGCGGAAGTCGATGCAGGTGAAAATCTCGCAGAAATAGAGATCAGCGAGTGA
- a CDS encoding BBE domain-containing protein gives MGPQLLRGDRALRDRERGAELPQRRGGQRVRVAYDENYERLQEHKDEYDPDNIFRVNQNIELTN, from the coding sequence GTGGGCCCACAGCTTCTACGAGGCGATCGTGCCTTACGCGACCGAGAGCGTGGCGCCGAACTTCCTCAGCGACGAGGGGGACAGCGCGTTCGGGTGGCCTACGACGAAAACTACGAGCGCTTACAGGAACACAAGGACGAGTATGATCCCGACAACATCTTCCGGGTGAACCAGAACATCGAGCTCACGAATTGA
- a CDS encoding NAD(P)/FAD-dependent oxidoreductase, protein MTTVRRQYSLRDQDMTERYETVVIGGGQAGLATGYYLQSRDQDFVILDAGDRVGDPWRKRWDSLRVFTPARFTSLPGKAFPGSPSAFPGKDAVADYLESYVEHFDLPVELGVRVDGLKRNDSSYLLTAGDRQYAADNVVVAMASYQIPTIPDFADELADDVVQLHSSGYRNPDQLQDGSVLVVGAGNSGAEISIDIADEHETWLSGRDVGYVPFHVNSRFGRHIGVPFVMRVLYHRVLTTDTPVGRRLRPKLLSQGGPLIRTKPQDLAAASVERVPRMTDVRDGRPVVGDDQILDVTNVIWCTGFQPDFSWIDLPIFDGQANPKEPIHERGVVSDAPGLYFVGLFFLYALTSSLFTGVGRDAEYVVDHLTSRPRPSRTDRLSA, encoded by the coding sequence ATGACGACCGTTCGCCGCCAATACTCACTGAGGGACCAGGACATGACCGAACGTTACGAGACCGTCGTTATCGGTGGCGGTCAGGCCGGGCTCGCAACCGGGTACTACCTGCAGTCACGCGATCAGGACTTCGTCATTCTTGACGCAGGCGACCGTGTTGGAGATCCGTGGCGAAAACGCTGGGACTCACTCCGGGTGTTCACGCCAGCCCGTTTCACCAGCCTGCCGGGAAAGGCCTTCCCGGGATCGCCATCCGCATTTCCTGGCAAGGACGCGGTGGCCGACTACCTCGAGAGCTACGTCGAACACTTCGACCTGCCCGTCGAACTCGGCGTTCGCGTCGATGGCCTCAAGCGCAATGATTCGAGCTACCTACTCACTGCAGGCGACCGGCAGTATGCAGCCGACAACGTTGTGGTGGCAATGGCGAGCTACCAAATCCCGACAATCCCTGACTTCGCGGACGAGCTAGCCGACGACGTCGTCCAGCTGCATTCGAGCGGCTATCGCAACCCCGACCAACTGCAGGACGGCAGTGTGCTCGTCGTCGGTGCGGGGAACTCCGGTGCCGAGATCAGCATCGACATCGCCGACGAACACGAGACGTGGCTATCAGGTCGGGACGTCGGCTACGTTCCGTTCCACGTTAACTCAAGATTCGGCCGACATATTGGGGTTCCGTTCGTGATGCGCGTACTCTACCATCGAGTGCTTACCACTGACACGCCCGTCGGCCGCCGTCTGCGACCAAAGCTACTCTCCCAGGGTGGTCCGTTGATTCGAACCAAGCCACAGGACTTGGCCGCTGCGAGCGTCGAGCGAGTGCCCCGGATGACCGATGTCCGCGACGGCCGCCCTGTGGTCGGTGATGACCAGATCCTCGACGTCACAAACGTCATCTGGTGTACGGGGTTTCAGCCTGATTTCTCGTGGATCGATCTCCCCATCTTCGATGGCCAGGCGAATCCCAAGGAACCCATCCACGAACGCGGTGTCGTCTCTGATGCTCCTGGGCTCTACTTCGTCGGTCTATTCTTCCTCTACGCGTTGACGTCGTCGCTATTCACCGGTGTCGGCCGGGATGCAGAGTATGTCGTAGACCATCTTACGTCGCGGCCACGCCCCTCTCGCACTGATCGACTATCGGCTTAG
- a CDS encoding winged helix-turn-helix domain-containing protein, with amino-acid sequence MDRRDGPTYALTPLGEYVGDRFLALRDAMEIEQKLRDVWPWLPHEMPGFSVDLFADAVVSFPGPGYPYEPVERLGQLIASTSSMRGFDSIVYKSSNLETACREILNGMQFEYVFTPESLEGTFTWNPDRMLEVVACENATVLVHDHLPDGDRCGLGIVDDRAGICCHDVKTGALVAVIDTDATEAREWAISVFDQVRKEATPVDPTWDFTT; translated from the coding sequence GTGGATCGACGAGATGGCCCGACGTACGCACTTACTCCCCTTGGGGAATATGTCGGCGACCGGTTCTTGGCTCTCCGAGACGCGATGGAGATCGAACAAAAGCTCCGTGATGTCTGGCCGTGGCTACCACACGAGATGCCGGGGTTCAGCGTCGACCTATTCGCCGATGCGGTGGTCTCATTCCCCGGCCCGGGATACCCGTACGAACCCGTTGAGCGACTCGGACAGCTCATTGCGTCGACCTCGTCAATGCGCGGGTTCGACAGTATCGTCTACAAGTCGAGCAACCTCGAGACTGCCTGCCGAGAGATTCTCAATGGAATGCAATTTGAGTACGTGTTCACACCAGAATCTCTGGAGGGGACGTTTACTTGGAACCCCGACCGGATGTTGGAGGTCGTTGCCTGCGAAAATGCGACTGTCCTCGTCCACGATCATCTTCCTGACGGCGACCGATGCGGCCTCGGTATCGTGGACGACCGAGCTGGCATTTGCTGTCACGACGTCAAGACCGGGGCACTGGTGGCGGTTATCGATACCGATGCGACAGAGGCCCGCGAGTGGGCAATCTCTGTCTTCGACCAGGTTCGGAAGGAGGCGACGCCGGTCGACCCAACTTGGGATTTCACCACCTGA
- a CDS encoding DUF4336 domain-containing protein yields the protein MFTELASNIFVLSEPLSFYGLQIGRNMVVVRLPNGDLFVNSPASLSDDRIAALNDLGTVRYVTPSSKLHGHLHMEDYKYAFPDAELFAAPGLDRRRTDLVFDGLLGSTPDERWGDVIDQAAFLGAFWITEIEFFHRPSKTLIIGDICYNLGPKTPLKTRLATQLLGMYGDLSVPLDLQHMMKNEAAARHSIDRILEWDFERVIVGHGNVVEHNPKRRFRAAFNWLY from the coding sequence ATGTTCACCGAGCTGGCTTCAAACATATTCGTTCTCTCAGAACCGTTATCATTCTACGGGCTCCAGATCGGTCGGAATATGGTTGTTGTCCGGCTTCCGAATGGTGATTTATTCGTTAACTCTCCAGCGTCATTATCCGATGACCGAATTGCGGCACTGAACGATCTCGGGACAGTGAGATATGTGACACCATCGAGTAAACTCCACGGTCATCTCCACATGGAAGACTACAAATATGCATTTCCAGACGCTGAGTTATTCGCTGCACCTGGCCTTGATCGTCGCCGTACAGATCTTGTATTCGATGGTCTTCTTGGTAGCACCCCTGACGAACGCTGGGGTGATGTCATCGACCAGGCGGCGTTCCTTGGCGCCTTTTGGATTACCGAAATCGAATTCTTTCATCGACCAAGCAAGACACTGATCATCGGTGATATCTGCTACAATCTCGGGCCGAAAACTCCGCTCAAAACAAGGCTTGCCACACAGCTTCTCGGCATGTATGGTGATCTATCTGTCCCCCTCGATCTTCAGCACATGATGAAGAATGAGGCCGCAGCACGCCACTCAATCGACCGGATCCTTGAGTGGGACTTCGAACGAGTTATTGTCGGTCACGGCAACGTTGTCGAGCACAATCCAAAGCGAAGATTTCGTGCGGCGTTTAATTGGCTTTACTGA
- a CDS encoding TrkA C-terminal domain-containing protein, whose protein sequence is MAAIYPILSLLLTFALALLIIRIGSIALRMTGVSPDIASFQAASAFSGAGFTTEESEVITATPGRRHIAKQLIRFGSLGLVSAIASLVLSFTNASGGNLTGLIYIISGAVLLILLARSQWLNHLVTPLIERALSRTTDLELRDYTQVLGLQDDYRVAELDTETDEWLTSGTLAELDLPAEGVRVLAIDRADGSYIGAPGPDTEIRPGDTVVLYGQEHRLQELSERDADDTQAHEAGIEDHEQQLEVQEQDTESEA, encoded by the coding sequence ATGGCTGCCATTTACCCCATCCTCTCACTGTTGCTCACGTTCGCACTTGCCCTGCTGATCATTCGAATCGGTTCAATTGCCCTTCGGATGACCGGCGTGTCACCCGACATTGCATCCTTCCAAGCCGCCTCTGCATTTTCGGGCGCGGGATTTACGACCGAAGAATCAGAAGTGATCACCGCGACACCTGGACGACGTCATATCGCCAAACAACTCATCCGCTTCGGAAGCCTCGGTCTCGTGAGTGCCATCGCCTCACTCGTTCTCTCGTTCACGAACGCGAGCGGTGGAAATCTCACTGGGCTCATCTATATCATCAGTGGGGCAGTCCTTCTGATCCTACTCGCCCGAAGTCAATGGCTCAACCACCTTGTCACTCCTCTTATCGAACGAGCACTTAGCCGGACGACTGATCTCGAACTCCGAGATTACACCCAAGTACTCGGGCTCCAAGACGACTATCGGGTTGCTGAGCTCGATACAGAAACAGACGAATGGCTGACTAGCGGTACCTTAGCCGAATTGGATCTCCCAGCCGAAGGGGTTCGTGTGCTCGCGATTGATCGTGCTGATGGCTCATACATCGGGGCACCAGGGCCGGATACCGAAATTCGCCCCGGCGACACGGTTGTTCTGTATGGACAAGAACATCGCTTGCAGGAACTATCGGAGCGTGATGCCGACGACACCCAGGCACATGAAGCGGGAATCGAAGATCACGAACAACAACTCGAAGTACAGGAACAAGATACCGAGAGTGAAGCCTAA
- a CDS encoding DUF1931 domain-containing protein has product MADLIVKSAVKDQLEGQNVASDFYDALDEEVAEVLDNAARRAEENDRKTVQARDL; this is encoded by the coding sequence ATGGCTGATTTGATTGTCAAATCCGCAGTGAAAGACCAGCTCGAAGGACAGAATGTGGCCAGCGACTTCTACGATGCACTTGATGAAGAGGTCGCAGAAGTCCTCGACAATGCCGCCCGCCGAGCCGAAGAAAACGATCGAAAAACCGTCCAAGCACGCGATTTGTAG
- a CDS encoding DUF1801 domain-containing protein: protein MSVSTPLTAQRVNELVMANRAIRAPYYQTDHDEGVQFTELDRGLQWGADAIPALIGLFRVEQDTRDNHPDGWVGFARHWRGDTLRMDFDLVSGSEEPDSILVVTAIAGREGKKTIVDEDFREIELSDQIPTQEEWEERRKRYQAARRNDDTDGSSAVKAYIAALPGWKREIATRFDEIIQREVPDVRRAVRYHQPFYGVEDQGWFASFSAFSKHVKLSFVCESYLEPEPPSGTAPVRQALDLKKTDTLNEEQVASWVRQAAADPGMGW, encoded by the coding sequence ATGAGCGTGTCCACCCCACTTACGGCTCAGCGGGTCAACGAACTCGTGATGGCGAACCGAGCAATCAGAGCACCCTATTACCAGACCGACCACGACGAGGGGGTTCAATTCACGGAGTTGGATAGGGGACTCCAATGGGGTGCCGACGCTATTCCAGCCTTGATAGGTCTGTTCCGGGTTGAGCAAGACACCCGAGACAACCACCCTGATGGCTGGGTTGGCTTCGCTCGTCACTGGCGGGGAGATACGTTGCGGATGGACTTTGACCTGGTTTCTGGATCCGAAGAACCAGACTCAATCTTGGTCGTGACCGCGATAGCAGGCCGAGAGGGGAAGAAAACCATCGTGGACGAAGACTTCCGAGAAATCGAGCTGTCGGACCAGATTCCGACGCAGGAAGAATGGGAGGAACGGCGTAAACGGTACCAGGCGGCACGGAGGAATGATGATACTGATGGATCCTCAGCGGTGAAGGCATACATTGCAGCGCTGCCGGGGTGGAAGCGTGAGATTGCGACACGATTCGACGAGATCATCCAACGTGAAGTGCCCGATGTGCGCCGTGCCGTGAGGTACCACCAGCCGTTCTATGGCGTCGAGGACCAGGGATGGTTCGCGTCATTCAGTGCGTTCTCGAAACACGTGAAACTGTCATTCGTGTGTGAATCGTATCTTGAACCAGAGCCGCCTAGCGGGACAGCTCCGGTGAGACAGGCCCTAGACCTGAAGAAGACAGACACACTAAACGAGGAGCAGGTCGCTTCCTGGGTCCGGCAAGCTGCCGCCGATCCGGGGATGGGGTGGTGA